The Neochlamydia sp. S13 genome has a segment encoding these proteins:
- a CDS encoding DUF6444 domain-containing protein, with protein sequence MKRVLSSWRLKLNQNSKNSSKPPSTDQKANPYLTPTSEK encoded by the coding sequence TTGAAGCGCGTATTGTCCAGTTGGAGGCTTAAGCTTAATCAAAATTCCAAGAATAGCTCCAAGCCGCCATCCACTGATCAAAAAGCTAATCCTTACCTTACACCCACATCAGAAAAATGA
- a CDS encoding ATP-dependent helicase, whose protein sequence is MTLLSQLNEEQLGAVNAIEGPILVLAGAGSGKTRVVTSRIASLIEMGVPTSQILGLTFTNKAAEEMRERIRILVGRQAPLLCTFHSLGARILRESIQALGYERDFTIYDEEDIHKVLQACLAELEIKDKKMDTKTFRGLISKAKNALQRPEDIKVSYMSSPAEEYLSRVYSLYQTKLKHYNAVDFDDLLFLVVRLFQEHPDKREQYQDRWTFLSIDEYQDTNEAQYKILNYLVQKHGNLFVVGDPDQSIYSWRGANINNILNFEKDYPGAQIFRLQQNYRSCSNILEAANAVIAHNANRYEKQLWSDLGKGEKIKFYASDTERDEADFVADKIRQHREQGIPYNEIVVFYRTNNQSRAFEDYFLYRQIPYVIVGGLSFYQRREIKDILSFLRMVYSGTDYISFLRSLNIPRRGIGAATLEKIRLAASKEQLSILAYCEAIAEDKGLQHPIKLATKQKEALKQYLGIIYRLREVAKSASLQELVRAAIDETDYLQFLAEDPESFEDRKGNLDALITKAIEWEQTAVDATLRAFLEELTLKSSLDEADTKKDRVSLMTIHNGKGLEFKVVFLVGIEEDLFPHVNSKDKLEALEEERRLFYVGMTRAKECLYLTHSQYRYMWGMARHQLPSRFMREVPREYLERIHPSPLPTFRPKDYPEEKGEPSINGGEDQSFDHYEIGAAIFHQEFGIGIIREVYQSSLGLTYKIFFSKDNRERSIVAKYAKLKML, encoded by the coding sequence ATGACTTTATTATCTCAGCTAAATGAAGAGCAACTTGGGGCAGTGAATGCTATTGAAGGCCCTATTCTGGTATTAGCAGGAGCAGGTTCAGGAAAAACACGGGTTGTTACTTCGCGTATAGCCTCTTTAATTGAAATGGGAGTCCCAACTTCTCAAATCCTAGGTTTAACTTTTACTAATAAAGCTGCTGAAGAAATGCGCGAGCGTATTCGCATCTTAGTAGGAAGGCAAGCCCCTCTTCTATGTACTTTTCATAGTTTAGGAGCCAGAATTTTACGTGAATCTATCCAAGCTTTAGGGTATGAGCGTGACTTTACCATTTATGATGAAGAAGACATCCATAAAGTGCTTCAAGCTTGCCTAGCGGAGTTGGAAATTAAAGATAAAAAGATGGATACTAAGACCTTTCGAGGATTGATTTCAAAAGCTAAAAATGCTTTGCAAAGGCCGGAAGATATTAAAGTCAGTTATATGTCTTCACCGGCCGAGGAATATCTTTCTCGTGTTTATTCTCTCTACCAAACTAAGTTAAAACATTACAACGCCGTAGATTTTGATGATCTTCTTTTTTTGGTAGTAAGGCTTTTTCAAGAACATCCCGATAAGCGTGAACAATACCAGGATCGATGGACATTTTTATCTATCGATGAATATCAAGATACCAATGAAGCTCAATATAAAATTTTAAATTATTTAGTGCAAAAGCACGGCAATTTATTTGTGGTAGGGGACCCGGATCAATCTATCTATTCCTGGCGGGGAGCCAACATTAATAATATTTTAAATTTTGAAAAAGATTATCCTGGTGCTCAGATCTTTCGCCTACAACAAAACTATCGTAGTTGTAGCAATATTTTAGAAGCGGCGAATGCTGTGATTGCTCATAATGCCAATCGCTATGAAAAACAGCTGTGGAGTGATTTAGGTAAAGGAGAAAAAATAAAGTTTTATGCTAGCGATACTGAGCGTGATGAAGCGGATTTTGTAGCCGATAAAATTCGCCAGCATCGTGAGCAAGGCATTCCCTATAATGAAATAGTAGTGTTTTATCGCACCAATAATCAATCACGCGCTTTTGAAGATTATTTTCTATATCGCCAGATCCCCTATGTGATTGTAGGAGGTTTATCTTTTTACCAAAGACGCGAAATTAAAGATATTTTATCTTTCTTGCGTATGGTTTATTCAGGGACCGATTATATTTCTTTTTTAAGGAGCCTCAATATCCCTCGCAGAGGAATAGGAGCAGCTACTTTAGAAAAAATTCGCCTGGCAGCCTCGAAAGAGCAATTGTCAATTTTAGCTTATTGCGAAGCTATTGCTGAAGATAAAGGTTTGCAGCATCCTATTAAGCTAGCTACTAAGCAAAAAGAAGCTTTAAAGCAATATTTAGGGATTATCTATCGTTTGCGAGAAGTGGCTAAATCAGCTTCCTTACAAGAATTAGTGCGGGCTGCCATAGATGAGACCGACTATCTTCAATTTTTAGCTGAGGATCCCGAGTCTTTTGAAGATCGTAAAGGGAATTTGGATGCTTTAATTACCAAAGCAATTGAATGGGAACAAACCGCTGTCGACGCGACTTTAAGGGCTTTCTTAGAAGAGCTTACCTTAAAGTCTAGCCTAGACGAGGCCGATACCAAGAAAGATCGCGTAAGCTTAATGACTATTCACAATGGAAAAGGATTAGAATTTAAAGTCGTTTTTTTAGTGGGAATAGAAGAGGATTTATTTCCTCATGTTAATTCTAAAGATAAGCTTGAGGCTTTAGAAGAAGAACGACGTCTTTTCTATGTAGGAATGACGCGTGCCAAAGAATGTTTATATTTAACACACTCCCAATATAGATATATGTGGGGCATGGCACGGCATCAGCTCCCTAGTCGTTTTATGCGTGAGGTGCCCAGAGAATACTTAGAACGTATCCATCCATCGCCACTTCCAACTTTTAGACCTAAAGACTATCCGGAAGAAAAGGGCGAGCCAAGCATAAATGGAGGCGAGGATCAATCGTTTGATCACTATGAAATAGGAGCTGCTATCTTTCATCAAGAGTTTGGGATAGGGATCATTCGTGAGGTTTATCAAAGTTCTCTAGGGCTTACCTACAAAATCTTTTTTTCTAAAGATAATCGCGAAAGAAGCATTGTCGCTAAATATGCTAAGCTTAAAATGTTATAA
- a CDS encoding HAD-IB family hydrolase gives MANPSPSIIAAFDFDGTLTYRDSLLPFLNFVVGSALKRKNLCLESFHFFQYLLGYLSRQQLKEALLTRFLKGKERHEIKMYAERYAKEILPTLLRPQAIERIRWHKNQGHRCVLISANLDIYLKPWGQAVGFDNIIASRVAFSPQGYLTGYLQGLNCRGAEKVRRLIEEEGPTKNYILYAYGDSQGDQELLQCANFSFYRRLN, from the coding sequence ATGGCAAATCCTTCTCCATCTATTATCGCAGCCTTCGACTTCGACGGAACTTTAACCTACCGCGATTCTCTTTTACCCTTTTTAAATTTTGTAGTCGGTTCAGCTCTTAAAAGAAAAAATCTTTGTTTAGAAAGCTTTCATTTTTTCCAATATCTTCTAGGATATCTCTCCCGCCAACAACTCAAAGAAGCTTTGCTTACTCGTTTTTTAAAGGGAAAAGAACGTCATGAGATAAAAATGTATGCCGAGAGATATGCTAAAGAAATTTTACCTACACTCCTTCGTCCTCAGGCCATAGAAAGAATTCGTTGGCATAAAAATCAAGGACATCGTTGCGTTTTAATAAGTGCTAATCTTGATATTTACTTAAAACCCTGGGGGCAAGCGGTAGGTTTTGATAATATCATTGCTTCGCGGGTAGCTTTTTCGCCTCAAGGTTATCTCACAGGATACTTACAAGGATTAAATTGCCGAGGAGCGGAAAAGGTTCGCCGTTTAATAGAGGAAGAAGGGCCTACAAAAAACTATATTTTGTACGCTTATGGGGATAGCCAGGGAGATCAGGAGCTATTACAGTGCGCTAACTTTTCCTTTTATCGCCGATTAAATTAA
- a CDS encoding SDR family NAD(P)-dependent oxidoreductase has product MKHVLITGAAGFIGFHLAKALKKRGDHVIGIDNFNDYYDPLLKRARAKEVEKHGIALFEGDITDANFLYELIAHHQISHLIHLAAQAGVRYSLENPQAYLKANIEGFLNVLETCRQFPALQLVYASSSSVYGLNQKIPFSIEDRTDHQASLYGVTKKANELMASTYYHLYRVPITGLRFFTVYGPWGRPDMAYFQFTKSILEGKPIHIFNHGKMRRDFTYIDDIVQGIKSSIDREGKNEIFNLGNHQPVDLLKMVEIIEETVGKKAEKIFVPMQPGDVLETYADIQASQQILGFLPKTTLEEGIPQFVKWYLNYCSTKIA; this is encoded by the coding sequence ATGAAACATGTTTTAATTACTGGCGCTGCTGGCTTCATAGGCTTTCACTTGGCCAAAGCTTTGAAAAAGCGCGGGGATCATGTTATTGGTATAGATAATTTTAATGATTATTATGACCCCTTGCTTAAAAGAGCACGGGCTAAGGAGGTAGAAAAACATGGGATTGCTTTGTTTGAAGGGGACATCACCGATGCTAACTTTTTATACGAGCTAATTGCCCACCATCAAATTAGCCATCTTATTCATTTAGCGGCACAAGCAGGAGTACGTTACTCTTTAGAAAATCCTCAAGCTTATTTGAAGGCAAATATTGAAGGCTTCCTAAATGTTTTAGAAACTTGCCGTCAATTTCCAGCCCTTCAATTAGTATATGCTTCCTCTTCTTCCGTTTATGGATTAAACCAAAAGATACCTTTCTCTATAGAAGATCGAACGGATCATCAGGCTAGCCTCTATGGGGTGACAAAAAAAGCTAACGAACTCATGGCTTCTACTTATTACCATTTATATCGAGTACCTATTACAGGATTGCGCTTTTTTACTGTATATGGCCCCTGGGGACGCCCCGACATGGCTTACTTCCAATTCACTAAGTCTATCCTTGAGGGAAAACCTATCCATATTTTTAACCATGGTAAAATGAGAAGGGACTTTACCTATATAGACGATATTGTCCAAGGTATTAAATCTTCTATAGATCGGGAAGGCAAAAATGAAATTTTTAATCTTGGTAATCATCAGCCGGTAGATCTTTTAAAAATGGTAGAGATCATTGAGGAAACTGTAGGCAAAAAAGCTGAAAAGATATTTGTACCTATGCAGCCTGGGGATGTTTTAGAAACTTATGCTGATATACAGGCGAGCCAACAGATATTAGGATTTTTGCCTAAAACTACGCTTGAGGAAGGAATTCCTCAGTTTGTGAAATGGTATCTAAATTATTGTTCCACAAAAATAGCTTAA
- a CDS encoding polyphenol oxidase family protein translates to MQRRECQGISWLEFELLAPFKNLTHGILLRHGGYSTDLFASLNMGFSLQNLPENKNVKLNREKVKKIFAFKNLYDCQLEHADKIVEITHKNKGLRPTCDALSTVLHDTVLMITHADCQATIFYDPVQQAIANVHAGWKGNVQNIYGKTVNFMKHHYGSFPDNLHVCISPSLGPYDAEFIHYRQELPQAFWEFQMSPCYFDLWTIAKNQLLQAGVLEHHIQIAQISNFSHPEDYFSYRREKITGRHGTFVAIKSS, encoded by the coding sequence ATGCAACGTCGCGAATGCCAGGGAATTTCATGGCTTGAATTTGAACTTTTAGCGCCTTTTAAAAATCTTACTCATGGCATCCTTTTACGTCATGGAGGATATAGTACAGATTTGTTTGCAAGCTTAAATATGGGCTTTAGCTTGCAAAACCTCCCCGAAAATAAAAATGTTAAGCTTAATCGCGAAAAAGTAAAAAAGATTTTTGCTTTTAAAAACCTTTACGACTGCCAATTAGAGCACGCTGATAAAATTGTAGAAATTACTCATAAAAATAAAGGTTTAAGGCCTACCTGTGACGCTTTATCAACTGTATTGCACGATACAGTATTGATGATTACCCATGCAGATTGCCAAGCTACAATTTTTTACGATCCTGTTCAACAAGCTATCGCCAATGTCCATGCGGGTTGGAAGGGAAATGTACAAAATATTTATGGCAAAACTGTAAATTTCATGAAGCACCATTATGGATCCTTTCCCGATAATTTACATGTCTGTATTTCTCCTAGCTTAGGGCCTTACGATGCTGAATTTATTCATTATCGTCAGGAACTACCTCAAGCCTTTTGGGAATTTCAAATGAGCCCATGCTATTTTGATCTATGGACGATTGCTAAAAATCAACTTTTGCAAGCAGGCGTCTTAGAGCATCATATTCAGATTGCACAAATAAGTAACTTTTCTCATCCGGAAGATTATTTTTCTTATCGTCGCGAGAAAATTACAGGCCGCCATGGAACGTTTGTGGCCATAAAGTCCTCCTAG
- a CDS encoding leucine-rich repeat domain-containing protein produces the protein MHPISPASIESLPNELLLPILEACVVPSLFSVCKRWHHLLASELMPSLYKKIAQLHFPKGKATTQRTLMLAKVYQLNPVLTSTEKVYQVFKQVFTLAKSISPLEFKWKTEEKRYFTLANYSSYLLNINRLLLWKKFPGVEEYLSREEIKHLPLEKKGELFRDWIEENCKNTTALNLSGAGLTYLPPEIGQLSQLQELNLSQNQLTALPAEIGRLPQLQGLDLRENQLTSLPAEIGQLSQLQELYLNQNQLTSLPVEIGQLSQLQDLGLRENQLTALPAEIGQLSQLQYLYLNQNQLTALPTEIGQLSQLQYLYLNQNQLTNLPAEIGQLSQLQTLDLRENQLTNLPGEIGQLSQLQTLDLHQNQLTNLPAEIGQLSQLQTLDLNQNHLTSLLEEIGQLSQLQWLYLSQNQLTSLPTEIGQLSQLQTLGLNQNQLTALPAEIGQLSQLQTLYLNQNQFTSLPAEMVQLSQLKGLFLNQNQLTSLPAEIGQLSQLTRLYLNQNQLTALPAEIGQLSKLQWLDLGQNQLTALPTEIGQLSQLQGLYLNQNQLTSLPAEIGQLSQLKTLELAENPLKDIAEKIRQRFQL, from the coding sequence ATGCATCCTATCTCTCCGGCATCTATTGAAAGCTTGCCCAATGAATTGCTGCTCCCTATCTTAGAGGCTTGTGTAGTTCCTTCCTTATTTAGCGTCTGTAAAAGATGGCATCATCTGCTGGCTTCTGAGTTGATGCCTTCTCTTTATAAAAAAATAGCACAGCTTCATTTCCCCAAGGGGAAGGCCACTACCCAGCGAACTCTTATGTTAGCTAAAGTTTATCAACTTAATCCTGTACTTACCTCTACTGAAAAAGTTTATCAAGTTTTTAAACAAGTTTTTACCTTAGCTAAATCTATTTCTCCTTTAGAATTTAAATGGAAAACAGAGGAAAAAAGGTATTTTACTCTGGCTAATTACTCTTCTTATCTCTTAAATATTAATCGCCTTTTACTTTGGAAAAAATTTCCTGGTGTGGAAGAATACTTGAGCCGAGAAGAAATTAAGCACTTGCCTCTAGAGAAAAAAGGGGAGCTTTTTAGAGATTGGATTGAAGAAAATTGTAAAAATACCACGGCTTTAAATTTATCTGGAGCAGGCTTGACTTATTTACCGCCAGAAATAGGCCAGTTATCTCAGCTGCAAGAGCTTAACTTAAGCCAAAACCAACTCACCGCTCTGCCTGCAGAAATAGGGCGGCTGCCTCAGCTGCAAGGGCTTGACTTAAGAGAAAACCAGCTCACCAGCCTTCCTGCAGAAATTGGACAGCTGTCTCAGCTGCAAGAGCTTTACTTAAATCAAAACCAGCTCACCAGCCTTCCTGTAGAAATCGGGCAGCTGTCTCAGCTGCAAGATCTTGGCTTAAGAGAAAACCAGCTCACCGCTCTGCCCGCAGAAATCGGGCAATTGTCTCAGCTGCAATATCTTTACTTAAATCAAAACCAGCTCACCGCTCTGCCTACAGAAATAGGCCAATTGTCTCAGCTGCAATATCTTTACTTAAATCAAAACCAGCTCACCAATCTTCCTGCAGAAATCGGGCAGCTGTCTCAGCTGCAAACGCTTGACTTAAGAGAAAACCAGCTCACCAATCTGCCTGGAGAAATCGGGCAGCTGTCTCAGCTGCAAACGCTTGACTTACATCAAAACCAGCTCACCAATCTTCCTGCAGAAATCGGGCAGCTGTCTCAGCTGCAAACGCTTGACTTAAATCAAAATCACCTCACCAGTCTGCTTGAAGAAATCGGGCAACTGTCTCAGCTACAATGGCTTTACTTAAGTCAAAACCAGCTCACCAGCCTGCCTACAGAAATCGGGCAATTGTCTCAGCTGCAAACGCTTGGCTTAAATCAAAACCAACTCACCGCTCTGCCTGCAGAAATCGGACAGCTGTCTCAGCTGCAAACGCTTTACTTAAATCAAAACCAGTTTACCAGTCTTCCTGCAGAAATGGTGCAATTGTCTCAGCTGAAAGGGCTTTTCTTAAATCAAAACCAGCTCACCAGCCTGCCTGCAGAAATAGGTCAATTGTCTCAGCTGACACGGCTTTACTTAAATCAAAACCAGCTCACCGCTCTGCCTGCAGAAATTGGGCAGCTGTCTAAGCTGCAATGGCTTGATTTAGGCCAAAACCAGCTCACCGCTCTGCCTACAGAAATAGGTCAATTGTCTCAGCTGCAAGGGCTTTACTTAAATCAAAACCAGCTAACCAGTCTTCCTGCAGAAATTGGGCAGCTGTCTCAGCTAAAAACGCTTGAACTAGCGGAAAATCCTTTGAAAGATATCGCCGAAAAAATAAGGCAGCGTTTTCAATTGTAG
- a CDS encoding leucine-rich repeat domain-containing protein, translated as MHPISSASIESVPNELLLPILEACVVPSLFSVCKRWHHLLATEVMPSLYKKIAQLHFPPGNANTQQTLMLAKFYQLDPGLTSTEKVYQVFKQVFTLAKSISPLEFKVQIEEKRDFTLVNYSSYLLNVNRLLLWKKLPGGEEYLNREEIKHLPLEKKGELFREWIEENCKNITALDLSITGLTYLPSEIGQLSQLQTLDLHQNQLTSLPAEIGQLSQLQTLDLRENQLTSLPAEIGRLSQLQWLDLRENQLTSLPAEIGQLSQLQELYLNQNQLTALPAGIGQLSQLQTLYLNQNQLTSLPAEIGQLSQLQTLYLNQNQLTSLPAEIGQLSQLQTLYLNQNQLTSLPAEIGQLSQLKGLFLNQNQLTSLPAEIEQLSKLQMLGLNQNQLTALPTEIGQLSELQALYLNQNQLTALPAEIGQLSQLQVLSLHHNQLTSLPAEIGQLSQLQGLILNQNQLTALPAEIGQLSQLIELELAENPLEDIPEKIRQRFQL; from the coding sequence ATGCATCCTATCTCTTCGGCCTCTATTGAAAGCGTGCCTAATGAATTGCTACTCCCTATCTTAGAGGCTTGCGTAGTTCCTTCCTTATTTAGCGTCTGTAAAAGATGGCATCATCTGCTGGCTACTGAAGTCATGCCTTCTCTTTATAAAAAAATAGCGCAGCTTCATTTCCCCCCAGGGAATGCCAATACCCAGCAAACACTTATGTTAGCTAAATTTTATCAACTCGATCCTGGACTTACCTCTACCGAGAAAGTTTATCAAGTTTTTAAGCAAGTTTTTACCTTAGCTAAATCTATTTCTCCTTTGGAATTTAAAGTGCAAATAGAAGAAAAGAGGGATTTTACTCTGGTTAATTACTCTTCTTATCTCTTAAATGTTAATCGCCTTTTACTTTGGAAAAAACTTCCTGGTGGGGAAGAATACTTGAACCGAGAAGAAATTAAGCACTTGCCTCTAGAGAAAAAAGGAGAGCTATTTAGAGAGTGGATTGAAGAAAATTGTAAAAACATCACGGCTTTGGATTTATCTATAACAGGCTTGACTTATCTACCTTCAGAAATAGGGCAATTGTCTCAGCTGCAAACGCTTGACTTACATCAAAACCAGCTCACCAGTCTTCCTGCAGAAATCGGGCAGCTGTCTCAGCTGCAAACGCTTGACTTAAGAGAAAACCAGCTCACCAGTCTTCCTGCAGAAATCGGGCGGCTGTCTCAGCTACAATGGCTTGACTTAAGAGAAAACCAGCTCACCAGCCTTCCTGCAGAAATTGGACAGCTGTCTCAGCTGCAAGAGCTCTACTTAAATCAAAACCAGCTCACCGCTCTGCCTGCAGGAATAGGTCAATTGTCTCAGCTGCAAACGCTTTACTTAAATCAAAACCAGCTTACCAGTCTGCCTGCAGAAATAGGGCAATTGTCTCAGCTGCAAACGCTTTACTTAAATCAAAACCAGCTTACCAGTCTGCCTGCAGAAATAGGGCAATTGTCTCAGCTGCAAACGCTTTACTTAAATCAAAACCAGCTTACCAGTCTTCCTGCAGAAATAGGGCAATTGTCTCAGCTGAAAGGGCTTTTCTTAAATCAAAACCAGCTCACTAGTCTTCCTGCAGAAATTGAGCAGCTGTCTAAGCTGCAAATGCTTGGCTTAAATCAAAACCAACTCACCGCTCTGCCTACAGAAATCGGACAGCTGTCTGAGCTGCAAGCGCTTTACTTAAATCAAAACCAGCTCACCGCTCTGCCTGCAGAAATCGGGCAGCTTTCTCAGCTGCAAGTGCTTAGCTTACACCACAACCAGCTCACCAGCCTGCCTGCAGAAATAGGTCAATTGTCTCAGCTGCAAGGGCTTATCTTAAACCAGAATCAGCTCACCGCTCTGCCTGCAGAAATTGGGCAGCTGTCTCAGCTTATCGAGCTTGAATTAGCGGAAAATCCTTTGGAAGATATTCCAGAAAAAATAAGGCAGCGTTTTCAATTGTAG
- a CDS encoding leucine-rich repeat domain-containing protein produces the protein MHPISPASIESLPNELLLPILEACVVPSLFSVCKRWHHLLASEVMLPLYKQIGKVHVPQGNVKEQALIVDRIYKLEEKLSETAKVNAIFRQIFTLAKSLSTLESKEKTEGKRGLTLANYSSYLLNINRLLLWKKLPGGEEYLSREEIKHLPLEKKGELLRDWIEENCKNITTLDLWEVGLTYLPSEIGQLSKLQWLYLNQNQLTNLPEEIGLLSQLQRLELNQNQLTNLPEEIGLLSQLQRLELNQNQLTNLPEEIGLLSQLQRLELNQNQLTALPAEIRQLSNLLQLRLGQNQLTALPAEIGQLPQLQELYLNQNQLTSLSEEIGQLPELQWLYLNQNQLTSLPAEIGLLSQLQTLDLDQNQLTSLPAEIGQLSKLQWLYLNQNQLTNLPEEIGLLSQLQRLELNQNQLTALPAKIGQLSRLQGLYLNQNRLTALPAEIGRLSKLQWLYLNQNQLTALPTEIGQLSTLACLELNQNQLTSLPAKIGQLSELQTLKLNQNQLTSLPAEIGQLSQLEALYLNQNQLTSLPTEIGRLSRLKGLYLNQNQLTSLPAEIGQLSKLQWLYLNQNQLTALPAEIGQLSKLQWLYLNQNQLTSLPAEIGRLSNLLQLHLDQNQLTALPAEIGLLFQLQRLNLRQNQLTSLPAEIGRLSWLTKLELAENPLKDIAEKIRQRFQL, from the coding sequence ATGCATCCTATCTCTCCGGCATCTATTGAAAGCTTGCCCAATGAATTGCTGCTCCCTATCTTAGAGGCTTGCGTAGTTCCTTCCTTATTTAGCGTCTGTAAAAGATGGCATCATCTGCTGGCTTCTGAAGTCATGCTCCCTCTTTATAAGCAAATAGGTAAAGTGCATGTTCCTCAAGGAAATGTTAAGGAGCAAGCTCTTATTGTAGATAGGATTTATAAGCTAGAAGAAAAGCTTTCTGAAACAGCAAAGGTAAATGCAATCTTTAGGCAAATCTTTACTTTAGCCAAATCTCTTTCAACTTTAGAATCTAAAGAGAAAACGGAAGGAAAAAGAGGCTTAACGCTGGCTAATTACTCTTCTTATCTCTTAAATATTAATCGCCTTTTGCTTTGGAAAAAACTTCCTGGTGGGGAAGAATACTTGAGCCGAGAAGAGATTAAGCACTTGCCTCTAGAAAAAAAAGGAGAGCTTCTTAGAGATTGGATTGAAGAAAATTGTAAAAACATCACGACTTTAGATTTATGGGAAGTAGGCTTGACTTATTTACCCTCAGAAATCGGGCAATTGTCTAAGCTGCAATGGCTTTACTTAAATCAAAACCAGCTCACTAACCTGCCTGAAGAAATAGGTCTATTGTCTCAGCTGCAAAGGCTTGAATTAAATCAAAACCAGCTCACTAACCTGCCTGAAGAAATAGGTCTATTGTCTCAGCTGCAAAGGCTTGAATTAAATCAAAACCAGCTCACTAACCTGCCTGAAGAAATAGGTCTATTGTCTCAGCTGCAAAGGCTTGAATTAAATCAAAACCAGCTCACCGCTCTGCCTGCAGAAATCAGGCAGCTGTCTAATCTGCTACAGCTTCGCTTAGGCCAAAACCAGCTCACCGCTCTGCCTGCAGAAATCGGGCAGCTGCCTCAGCTGCAAGAGCTTTACCTAAATCAAAACCAACTCACCAGTCTTTCTGAAGAAATAGGTCAATTGCCTGAGCTGCAATGGCTTTACCTAAATCAAAACCAACTCACCAGCCTTCCTGCAGAAATAGGTCTATTGTCTCAGCTGCAAACCCTTGATTTAGATCAAAACCAGCTCACCAGCCTTCCTGCAGAAATCGGGCAATTGTCTAAGCTGCAATGGCTTTACTTAAATCAAAACCAGCTCACTAACCTGCCTGAAGAAATAGGTCTATTGTCTCAGCTGCAAAGGCTTGAATTAAATCAAAACCAGCTCACCGCTCTGCCTGCAAAAATAGGACAGTTGTCCCGGCTGCAAGGGCTTTACTTAAATCAAAACCGGCTCACCGCTCTGCCTGCAGAAATCGGGCGGTTGTCTAAGCTGCAATGGCTTTACTTAAATCAAAACCAGCTCACCGCTCTGCCTACAGAAATCGGGCAGCTGTCTACGCTGGCATGCCTCGAATTAAATCAAAACCAGCTCACCAGCCTTCCTGCAAAGATCGGGCAGCTGTCTGAGCTGCAAACGCTTAAATTAAATCAAAACCAACTCACCAGCCTGCCTGCAGAAATAGGTCAATTGTCTCAGCTAGAAGCGCTTTACTTAAATCAAAATCAGCTCACCAGTCTTCCTACAGAGATAGGGCGGCTGTCTAGGCTGAAAGGGCTTTACTTAAATCAAAACCAGCTCACCAGTCTGCCTGCAGAAATCGGACAGCTGTCTAAGCTACAATGGCTTTACTTAAATCAAAACCAGCTCACCGCTCTGCCTGCAGAAATAGGGCAGCTGTCTAAGCTGCAATGGCTTTACTTAAATCAAAACCAGCTCACCAGTCTGCCTGCAGAAATCGGGCGGCTGTCTAATCTGCTACAGCTTCACTTAGACCAAAACCAGCTCACCGCTCTGCCTGCAGAAATAGGTCTATTGTTTCAGCTGCAAAGGCTTAACTTAAGACAAAACCAACTCACTAGTCTTCCTGCAGAAATCGGGCGGTTGTCTTGGCTTACCAAGCTTGAACTAGCAGAAAATCCTTTGAAAGATATCGCCGAAAAAATAAGGCAGCGTTTTCAATTGTAG